CACGCATCCCCGCATGGGCGTCATGCCGAACTGGAATCATCGCCTGTCGCCTGCGACCATCAAAGCGGTTGCACTTTATGTTCACTCCCTCGGCGGCGGCGAATAACCGCTCGACGCGAGCAAACGGAATACGACGATGAACGTCTCCCACCCAAAGCCGGAAGCCGACGTCGCACCGCCCACCTCGCTTTATGCCAACCGCGTGCGGGTCTATCCGAAAGCGGTCGATGGGCCAGTGCGGCGCGTCAAATGGCTGGTGCTCGTGCTTTGCCTTGGCGTTTACTATGCCGTGCCCTGGCTGCGGTGGAATCGCGGGCCGGATGCACCGCATCAGGCGGTGCTCCTCGATTTATGGAACGAGCGATTTTATTTTTTCAATGTCGAGCTCTGGCCACAAGATATCTGGTTCCTCACCGGAATTCTGGTCTTGAGCGCGGTGTCGCTGTTTCTCGTCACCAGCCTCTTCGGGCGGCTCTGGTGTGGCTATAGTTGCCCGCAGACCGTGTGGACCGATCTTTTCATGCTGGTCGAGCGCAAGATCGAGGGCGATCGCAATGAGCGCATACGGCGCGATCGTGGCCCACTGACGTTCGACAAAGCGTGGCGTAAAATCGCAAAGCATGCGGCCTGGCTTTTCATCGCGTTTTGGACGGGTGGCGCCTGGGTGATGTATTACACCGATGCGCCGACCTTCGTGCATGATTTCTGGACCGGGCACGCCTCGACCAGCGGCTATGTCTTCACCCTTCTCTTGACCGCGACCACCTATCTTCTCGCCGGCTGGGCGCGCGAACAGGTGTGCACTTATATGTGTCCCTGGCCACGATTTCAGTCGGCGATGCTCGATGAAAATACCTTCGTCGTGACCTATGAAGCCTGGCGTGGCGAGCCGCGCGGGCATGGCAAGCGGCTGGCTGCGGCGGCAACAGCGGCGGCGCCACTCGGCGACTGCGTCGATTGCAATGCCTGTGTGCATGTCTGCCCGACCGGTATCGACATTCGTGACGGTTTGCAGCTTGAGTGCATCGGTTGTGGTCTTTGCATCGATGCCTGCAATCATGTCATGGCGAAAACGGGCAGCACACCATGGTTGATCACCTGGGACACGGTTGCCCGCCAGACAGCGAAAAAATCGGGGGTCAATCCGTCGCTCGGTCTTCTTCGCCCACGCACGCTGATCTATCTCGCGGTGCTCGCGATCGGCTCGATCGCCATCCTCACCGGATTGATGCTGCGTTCGACGATTGGGCTGACGGTTGCTCATGACCGCGCGCCGCTCTATGCGCTGCTCGAAGATGGCGGCGTGCGCGATGGCTATACGCTCGGCTTCGTCAACAAGACGCCGCGCGCCGCCGATTTCGAACTCTCGGTCGTCGGCTTGCCGGGTGCCAAGCTCATTCTCTCCGAGATCAGCCCGAAGCCCGAGACCACCGCAACCGTGCCGATGCCGGCTGATCAACTGCGCACGCTGCGTGTGCTCGTGCAAGCGCAGCCCGATCATCTCGTCGCTGGGCGGGAGAGTTTCGACTTCGTTTTGCGTAACCGCGAGACCGGCGCGAAAACCACCTACCACGCACTCTTCATGGGGCCAGTCAGTCATGACCGATGATATCTGGAACCGGCACGCAGCACGCGACGAAGCGCGCTCGCCCTGGCGGTTTTACCCGATAGCGATCGCGGGTGCGCTGTTCCTCGTCTTTCTCGTCAATGCCGGCATGGTGTGGAGCGCGCTTGCAACCTTTCCGGGGGCCGCGAAGGAAAACGGTTTCGATGAGAGCAACGTCTATAACAGCGTTATGGCGGCGGCGGCCCAGCAGAAGGCGCTGGGCTGGCAAGTCAAAACCGCGCTGCAAAATGGGCGCCTCCTGATCACGCTCCATGATCGCACTGGCGCGGCGCTCAATGGCGCGCGCATCGACGCCGAGGCCGAGCGCCCGCTCGGGGTAAAAAACACGACGGCTCTCGGCTTTCTTCCTGCTGGCGACGGGCTCTATCTCGCCAATGCAGCCTTGCCTCTTTCTGGCCAATGGGATCTCGCTCTGCACATCACCCAAGGCCAGGAGCAAGTCCGCCTGACCCGGCGCGTGCTCGCGCCATAGCGCGCGATGACGGCGATTTCCCATCCGTCACCCATGCGCGAGGCCGAAGCGGTCTCTGCCGCCTCTCATGCCTGTTCCCATTGCGGCCTTCCGCTCGCCGAGGATGATGGCGCCGACGGGCCGCGATTTTGCTGCGCCGGCTGCGCGGCCGCGTTTTCGCTCATCCAGGGGCTTGGTCTCGGCCGCTATTACGAAGAACGGTGCCTCGATCCCGCCGCCCGCCCGCCGCGCCCCGAGGGCGAGATCAGCGCCGATGTCAGCCGCTTTCTCCGCGCGCGCGAACATGGCGAGAGCGAGATCGAGCTTGCCATCGACGGGCTGCAATGCGGCGCGTGCGTGTGGCTGATCGAGAGCGTGCTCGCGCGCGAGGCGGGGGTGGTTTCGGGGCGGGTGAATATGACGACGCGGCGGCTGCGCCTGCGCGTGCGCGGCGGCGCCGACGTCGCGGCAGCATTGGTCGCGCGCATCGAGGCGCTCGGCTATCGTTTGGTGCCGTTCGACGCCTCCTGCCTTGCCGCCGCCGATGACCGCGCCGGGCGGGCGCTGCTCCGCGCACTCGCCGTTGCCGGATTTGCCGCCGGCAATGTCATGTTGCTCGCCTTTGCCCAATGGGCCGGGCTTACCGAGGGGATGGGCCCGGCGACGCGCGGCTTGCTCGCCTGGATTTCGGCACTGATCGCGCTGCCGACGATTTTTTATAGCGGGTTGCCGTTCTTCCGCTCGGCTTTGGGCGCGCTCCGCGCCCGTCGCGTCACTATGGATGTGCCGATCAGCCTTGGCCTCATCACCGTCACCGCGCTCAGCCTCGCCGATATGCTCACCGGACGCGGGCACACCTATTTCGAAAGCGCCTTGATGCTGCTGTTTTTCCTCCTCCTCGGGCGCGTTCTCGACCAGCGCGCGCGTGGCGAGACGCGGCGGGCGGCGCTGCATCTTTTAGCGCTGCGGCTGCATGAGGTCGCGGTGCTCGGCGAGGGGGAAATGCCGCAACGCCGCGCACCGGAGACGCTTCGGCCGGGGGAATTGATCCTCGTTGGCTCGGGCGAGCGGGTCGGTGCCGATGGCGTGGTGCGCCGCGGCGAGAGCCAACTCGATACCAGCGTCATCACCGGCGAAAGCGCGCCGCTTTCGGCCAAGCCCGGGACGGCGGTCTTCGCCGGCATGCTCAACCTCGGCGCGCCGCTCGTCGTCGCGGTGACGCGGGCCGGCGATCAGACGCTGCTTGCCGAGAGTGTGCGGCTGATCGAAGCCGCCTCGGAGGCGCGCGGCCGCTACGTCGCGCTCGCCGACCGGCTGGCGCGGCTTTATGCGCCCGGGGTGCATGGCGCGGCGCTGTTCAGCTTCGCCCTCTGGTGGCTCGGCCTTGGCGCGCCGCTTGCCCAAAGCCTGACCATCGCCAGCGCCGTGCTCATCATTACCTGCCCCTGCGCGCTCGCGCTCGCTGTGCCGGTTGCGCAAGTGGTCGTGACCGCGCGCTTGTTTCAGGCCGGTGTGCTGCTGAAATCGCCGACCGCGCTCGAGCGTCTCGCCGAGGTCGATACCGTGGTGTTCGACAAGACCGGCACTTTGACTGGCCCGAGCCTCGCCGAGGAGAGCCGCGCCGATGAGGGCGCTTTGCGGCTCGCAGCCGGCCTTGCGGGCGCGAGCCGGCATCCGCTGGCGCGCGTGCTCGCCGCCTCCGCCCCCGGGGCGGCCTTGCCGGCAGGGGACATCACCGAGCACCCGGGTGAGGGGCTCAGCCTTCGTTCCGCGAGCGGCGAAATCCGCCTCGGGAGCCGCGCCTTTGCCGCCGCCTATGCGCCCGAGTCAGCGGGCGAGGGCGCGGAAATCTGGTTCGCCCGCCCGGACGCGCCGCCGCAGCGCTTTGCTTTCCGCGAAACCCCGCGCGAGGGGGCGGCGGCGCTGATCGCCTGGCTCGGCCAGGCGGGGATGCGCGTCTTGCTCGCCTCGGGTGACCGCGCGCAGCCGGTTGGCGCGATCGCCCGCACCCTCGCGATCGCCGAGGCCCATGCCGGGCTTACCCCGGTCGCCAAGTCGCAGCTACTCCGCGCGCTCGGCGCCGCGGGGCGACGTGTGTTGATGGTTGGCGACGGGGTGAATGACGGGCCAGCGCTCGCCGACGCGTTTGTCTCCGCTTCGCCCGCGAGCGGCACCGATCTCGCGCAAAACCTCGCCGATATCGTGTTCCAGGGGCACTCGCTGTTGGTGATGCGCGAGGTTTTGCAGCTGGCGCGGCGCGCGCGACGCGTGATGCGTGAAAATCTCGCCCTCGCCTTCGGCTATAATGCGGTGATGGTGCCATTGGCGATCGCCGGCTGGGTTACACCGTGGCTGGCGGCGGCGGCGATGTCGGCTTCTTCGTTGGTGGTGATGCTGAACAGTTTGCGGTTGCGGCGCTGATGACGGTGCTGCTCTATCTCATCGGGATCAGTCTCACCCTCGGCGCGGGCGGTCTCGCCCTGTTTTTGTGGGCGCTCTGGAGCGGCCAATATGATGATCTCGAGGGGGCTGCGGCGCGCGTCTTGTTCGACGACGCGGGGGCTGCGCCTCAGCGCGCGCCGGAGCAGGCGCGACGGCCCGAACCCTGAACCGGTCAGCGAGATCGCTGACCGATATGCGCGCAGGGTTGGTGGGCGGCGGCGCGCACCCGAAAGTGCCTCAACGCGGGGCGGCGGCTGTTCCGTCCCGCGCCACGGCTGGTGCGCCTGGGCGCCGCCTATCTCGGCAACATCCCGCTGGTTGAAGCCGGACGGCCGATCCTTGCCGCTGCCCGAGATGCCACTGGTGAAAGCGTGTCCCGTGCCGTTCGCGAGGATGCGCAAGTGCTGTTTGCCGCGCGCGCGGAAGCGCGCCGCAGGGGGGATGGCGCGGCGATGGCGGTGATGGATCAAAGCCGTGATCCCGCCCCCCCTTTCCCCGGGCATAGCAGGCTTGACTCGGGCCCGCGTCGATGAGAACAATAGGAGAACATTTTTCCCATTTGCAAGAGGTCAACGTCACCCGTGCGGCCGCTTTCCGCCATCGAGTCTCTGCGCGCGCGGATCGAGACGCTTGAGGGGCGCCGGCCTGGGCGGGCCGTGTTGCCGTTCGGGATCGCGGCGATCGATGCCCATTTGCGCGGCGGCGGCCTTGCGCGTGGGGCGGTGCATGAGATCGCCGGCGGCGGCCATGCGGCGATCGATGCTGCCGCTGCGGCCCTGTTTGCCGCCGGCATCGCCGCTCGCGCCGGCGGCATGGTGCTGTGGTGTCTCGCGCGGCCGGATCTGTTTGCGCCGGCGCTGGCCGAGGCCGGGCTCGGCCCCGATCGGGTGATTTATCTCGAAGCGGGTGACGACAAGACAGCGCTCGCCTGCGCCGAGGAGGGGCTGCGCCATGGCGGGCTTGGCGCTGTCGTCGCCGAAGTCGCACGGCTTTCGATGACCGCCTCGCGCCGGCTGCAGATCGCCGCCGAAGGCACCGGCACCCTCGGCCTCGTGCTGCGCCGCTGGCGGCGCCAGAGCGAGGCGGTGGCGTTCGAGCCGAGCGCCGCCGAGACACGTTGGCGGGTCTCCGTGCTGGCATCGACGCCGCTGCCGGTGCCGGGGGTTGGCCGGCCGCGCTGGCTGGTCGCGCTGATCCGCGCGCGGGCGGGAGAAACTGCCGAATTCGAGCTGGAGGCGTGCGATGACGCGGGTCGTCTCGCTGTTCCTGCCGCGCTGGCCGACCGACCGCTGGCGGCGGCGGGCGGGCGGCGCGGCGCCGCCGGGTGAGCGGCCGCTGGCCCTCATCGGCCAGGATGGCGGGCGGCGGGTGGTGCTGGCCACCGATGCGGCGGCCGCGGCGGCGGGGCTGCGGCCGGGCATGGCGGTGGCCAAGGCGCGGGCGCTGATCCCCCGCCTCGTGACCGCGCGCGCCGATCCGGCGGCCGATGCCGCCGCACTCGAGCGGCTCGCGCTCTGGGCGCTTCGCCATTACGCGCCGCTCGCCGCCGCCGATCCGCCGGATGGCATCGTCATCGACACCACCGGCGCCGATCATCTCCATGGCGGCGAAGAGGCCATGCTTGCCGCCATGCGCGCGCGTCTCGCCGCCGCCGGGATCCGTGCCCGCGCCGCCTGTGCCGACACC
This portion of the Acidibrevibacterium fodinaquatile genome encodes:
- the ccoG gene encoding cytochrome c oxidase accessory protein CcoG, translated to MNVSHPKPEADVAPPTSLYANRVRVYPKAVDGPVRRVKWLVLVLCLGVYYAVPWLRWNRGPDAPHQAVLLDLWNERFYFFNVELWPQDIWFLTGILVLSAVSLFLVTSLFGRLWCGYSCPQTVWTDLFMLVERKIEGDRNERIRRDRGPLTFDKAWRKIAKHAAWLFIAFWTGGAWVMYYTDAPTFVHDFWTGHASTSGYVFTLLLTATTYLLAGWAREQVCTYMCPWPRFQSAMLDENTFVVTYEAWRGEPRGHGKRLAAAATAAAPLGDCVDCNACVHVCPTGIDIRDGLQLECIGCGLCIDACNHVMAKTGSTPWLITWDTVARQTAKKSGVNPSLGLLRPRTLIYLAVLAIGSIAILTGLMLRSTIGLTVAHDRAPLYALLEDGGVRDGYTLGFVNKTPRAADFELSVVGLPGAKLILSEISPKPETTATVPMPADQLRTLRVLVQAQPDHLVAGRESFDFVLRNRETGAKTTYHALFMGPVSHDR
- a CDS encoding FixH family protein; amino-acid sequence: MTDDIWNRHAARDEARSPWRFYPIAIAGALFLVFLVNAGMVWSALATFPGAAKENGFDESNVYNSVMAAAAQQKALGWQVKTALQNGRLLITLHDRTGAALNGARIDAEAERPLGVKNTTALGFLPAGDGLYLANAALPLSGQWDLALHITQGQEQVRLTRRVLAP
- a CDS encoding heavy metal translocating P-type ATPase, whose amino-acid sequence is MTAISHPSPMREAEAVSAASHACSHCGLPLAEDDGADGPRFCCAGCAAAFSLIQGLGLGRYYEERCLDPAARPPRPEGEISADVSRFLRAREHGESEIELAIDGLQCGACVWLIESVLAREAGVVSGRVNMTTRRLRLRVRGGADVAAALVARIEALGYRLVPFDASCLAAADDRAGRALLRALAVAGFAAGNVMLLAFAQWAGLTEGMGPATRGLLAWISALIALPTIFYSGLPFFRSALGALRARRVTMDVPISLGLITVTALSLADMLTGRGHTYFESALMLLFFLLLGRVLDQRARGETRRAALHLLALRLHEVAVLGEGEMPQRRAPETLRPGELILVGSGERVGADGVVRRGESQLDTSVITGESAPLSAKPGTAVFAGMLNLGAPLVVAVTRAGDQTLLAESVRLIEAASEARGRYVALADRLARLYAPGVHGAALFSFALWWLGLGAPLAQSLTIASAVLIITCPCALALAVPVAQVVVTARLFQAGVLLKSPTALERLAEVDTVVFDKTGTLTGPSLAEESRADEGALRLAAGLAGASRHPLARVLAASAPGAALPAGDITEHPGEGLSLRSASGEIRLGSRAFAAAYAPESAGEGAEIWFARPDAPPQRFAFRETPREGAAALIAWLGQAGMRVLLASGDRAQPVGAIARTLAIAEAHAGLTPVAKSQLLRALGAAGRRVLMVGDGVNDGPALADAFVSASPASGTDLAQNLADIVFQGHSLLVMREVLQLARRARRVMRENLALAFGYNAVMVPLAIAGWVTPWLAAAAMSASSLVVMLNSLRLRR
- the ccoS gene encoding cbb3-type cytochrome oxidase assembly protein CcoS, which encodes MTVLLYLIGISLTLGAGGLALFLWALWSGQYDDLEGAAARVLFDDAGAAPQRAPEQARRPEP
- a CDS encoding ImuA family protein → MRPLSAIESLRARIETLEGRRPGRAVLPFGIAAIDAHLRGGGLARGAVHEIAGGGHAAIDAAAAALFAAGIAARAGGMVLWCLARPDLFAPALAEAGLGPDRVIYLEAGDDKTALACAEEGLRHGGLGAVVAEVARLSMTASRRLQIAAEGTGTLGLVLRRWRRQSEAVAFEPSAAETRWRVSVLASTPLPVPGVGRPRWLVALIRARAGETAEFELEACDDAGRLAVPAALADRPLAAAGGRRGAAG